GCAAGAAGAAGCTGGGCAATGGGTGAGTCATCCCTTAGAAAATTCAATTGTCTTCATTTCAACAATTCTGGCAGCACTTCTAACCCTTGGGAGACGGCGGACAACAGATGATAACACGGatagtgagtgagcgagtgaagAAAGATGTCGTTATACAATGAAGACAATCACTGGGCAATAGAAGGCAATTTAAAGATAAAGATAGAGTATTGGTTCCCAGAAAAGGATTTTAGCTCCTGGCCAAATTGCAGGTTGTTGGAGCGAAACAAGACCATATGGCTGGGGGTCAAGTCAATCCGATAGGACACAAAGGCTCTTTTGTGTTATGACTCACTTCTGTCATGTAATACTTTGATTAGGCCATGCAAAAaagatgttgtgtttctgattatgGTGCTGAAAAAATTAGGGGCAGAAGGTTTCGGCGAAAGTGATCCCACAATTAGAGTCGAGCAAATGTAAAACGAAAATGCATCAGGCActgatattttcaacatcatgataatatttataaaacatacatacatagtatacataatacatacataattGTTAAAATACAGAATGATATACAAGCACAAATATATTGATAGACTGAACAAATAAGTACAATTGTTTTACCACACATTTGTATtattacagtcatgtacatcaaCTCTTCAAAGCCCTAATCTGTTTACTGAGTGTGAAGTCTGTTTTGACTTTCATCATCcagatcaaaaattttatgCCCATTGCCAGCGaccaacaaaagaaaaaaggctagggttggcatgtttttgctggggtcagaaacacaacattttttttcctaggccttagctacatgtaaataatgGCTAGAACATTGTATATTTGGCTAGCAGGTTATTAGGATAAgccaaattgactttcaaatggCTCATGGTTAAGTGTTACATTCCTTGCAAATTATTCCTTTAGGATTCAAACAACGTGAAGTCTTGCACATGAAATGAGATTTGATGCTACATGACTGTACTTCCACACCAATTATCAGATATGCCATGAGAGACACGACTGCATATCAGTCAGGTGACATTTGATGGGATTTAGACACACCCTTCATATTAGTCACTTGGAAATGTTACAGGATTCCGGACCCAGACTCCGTATTAGTCAACCAAATTGATGTGGGATTTAGAAGCTGCTGTCATCTCGGCGCTTTGAAATATAGTGGGATTTTGTAGGATGGCTTGACATGGCAGACAGTAATGATATTGCAAGGGCAATAGCTCAAGGGCAGGGGTAATACGTGATGTGGTTGTCGCCAACAGGAAGAAGTGGTCAAAGtaccaggagaagaagaaggacagGTATGGCTGCATCCCGTGCCCAGTTGTGCGCCCTGAACCAGTCTGTGGCAGTGATGGTATCACCTACTCCTCCCAGTGCAAGCTGAAGTATCAGGTACGTCTGTCCCTTCAagtaaaacacaaaaaaggtCACCAATTTTAAAAACCAACAGAGACTTGAGCGTATTTTCCACATGGAAATCTACCTCCATCACATTGGATTGGGCTTGGGGACCCGTTAACATTAGCTGATCTCAAAAATTTGCACAATAATCAAGAAAATACCGAAAATGTCATTCAGAGctcgcatacatgtacatgtacttgtcagtCGATTGATTTTCCTGTAACAAACATGTGTTGTGATGTTGATTACTGAAACTGAAGGGTCTCATGTTTGCAAATCATTTCAATGGTCACATGACTGCATCGCCATAGCTATTAAACGGATGAGAAGAAAATTTTTGAAATGCCTGGTTCTAGGCTGTCAATTTTAGTTCATTATGTACAATTGTATTAACATGAATGATTTAATTACTTTTCTGTACTTTCTATATCTACAGGCTTGTGTATCTGGCAAGGACATCCAAGAGGAGTGCACTGGGAAATGTCCTTGCAAGCCTCAGATCCCAGGTACATATACAGTGATACACCCATGAAAGTGTTGTGTTGTCTCACTGAGTATGTTTGTGATATTGTAAACAGTTTGGTCATGATCACTAATGTCTTGTATAATTAGTATTTAATCATTCTATAACATACGCCAGGGAAGAGATTATTGAATCTGGCAGAAGTGCTGATGATTCTCCTGGATCTTTATCAGAGTCTTAAAAGACAGTCTAAACTTTTCAACCTCAATTCATGCCACTGTTAAGATCAATGGATTGCAATTTAGATGaaggatttataaatgggagaccatCGTTATTAGCTAGCACATTCCTAGTCAACAGAGACTCCAACTGGGATCTCTATTGATAGAGTCGGCAATTCTACCAGTCGACAATTTCTACCCAATAGCTGAGTAATATGATTGTTGTATTATCATGTACcctttaacagttactgttacaatgCTCTTGCTGATTTGTTAAAGTGGCAGAGAAAATGTTAAATTTTGTGTTAACCTTTAGAATGTCTTTTGTCAAACATATGATATACAGTGACTGTCCTTCCTATATTCCTCTcacttacatatacatgtatacatattgtAAATCTTGCATTATTGTTTGAAAAGTCCTTGTTTTCAACATttccacagtacatgtatgtgtaatacTACTGTATGTATGTTGGAGGGTTTAGCTCACGTTTTTTGTACTTCATTTTCTTATTGTTTCATTACTTTCTGTAAACTTTGGTACTGATTTTCTTTCTGTGTCTCTATTCTATTTTTTTCCAGATTTGTTGTCTGTTACTAAATCCCAAGATCTAGCCATTGACCCCAAAGCGCAAGCCAGCTTGATGCCTAACAAAAAGTCTTTCTATAATAACAAGTCTCCTCATAATAACCATTTCTCAAAGCAGTCCTACTACAAGCATTTGTCTGCCAAATATGCTCCCAGTAGTTACTATCCTTATGGAGGCAAGTTTGGAACTAACTTTGCTTCGAAAGTTAAGTATGGCAGCTACTGGTCCAAACCTTTTATCACCAAAAAAGTGGTGTTAGAAAAACTGTATAAACCAAAGCATGGACATTTCCAGAAAGATACAATTAAGAAGGAATTCTACtcaaaaaaatttccaaaagATAAGGTTGTAGATGTTCCTAAGTTTGCCGTTGAAGTAGATGATTCTAAGAATGAAATCAGTTATAGCAAACCGATGAATGTAAAGACTAACATTCCAAATTCAATCTCATCCGTCCCGTCAGATACTCAACAGATTAGCTATTTCAAAGCAGATACTCCTAAACACTATAAAAAATCTGGAATTACAATGTCcaacaaaattacagaaaacTCACAAGTTAGAGAGGACGCTGAGATTCCAAGGCATGTTACCAAGAAACCTGTAGACACATTCAAGAATTTTGAGGAAAGAAAGTCTGCTAGTGCAATTCTAAAGCCAAACCTGTTCATCTccaaaaaagacaagaaatatgtCTTACACAAAATGGTGGGAGGAAACGAAGATGTCAACATCGATCCGCTGCCATCTTCTggtaaagacaaaacaaaaagtctTATGGAGAAAAAGGAAATTATGATAGAGTCAAAGTATCCCAAGGGAAAGATGGTTGGTGGTATTGATGACATAACTTCCGACACAAACTATGCAGACGTAGAGGGTTATAAAATACCAACAGGGAAATCAGATGGCGTAGTCTATGCTTATGTCGATTTTCCTACATATCCTACCGATAAAATTGACTTCAGTATAGAGAAGAAAGATTTCAACACATTTCCAGTCAGCTATGCTAAGGTAACAACACTGCAAAGGGACAATTTTGTAGGATTAGATTCAGAGACTGAAAAAGCTGTAGCAATCCACAAGGAGCTTGTGCCAGTAGTAGAAGAGAAGCCTGACGAGGATGTAATAGTAGGAGAGGAGAAAGTTGCTGATGCGCCCTCACTAACAGTTCATGCTGCCCCCAACCTCCCCCCTGCAGAGAGGAGTGAGATCATCACACCTGACGAGGTTCAGTTCCAGGCACCACTGGAGGACCAGATCCCTCTGGACCCAGCACAGGAGGgcgatgatgacgacgacgacgatgatgatgatgaagaagatgaagaagaggaggaggctGATGACAAAGGTGCAACATTTTGTAACATGTAAATCTAGATAATTCaattataaagatttttgtaCACTATTTCCTTACACAAAGTCAAGTGATATGGAAATAGCATATGAAAATCTTTATAATGTCAGTTACCATCACACATGAACCTTCATTCAAGTAAATAAGGTAACATAGTATAGAGTTCCATCAACAGAGGCAGTATACATGTCATGAAAACTTCCTGGCACTTATGACCAATTGCTGATGTCATGTGTCCATAGGGTTGATTGGTCACTTGAATTCTGAAAAGTCTACAGTAGGACAGTCAATAATTTTTTGGTTGGAGCGAAGattcaattctgtagtacacaaAATTGTATATGATCATTCTGATATGTCAGTATCGGCAAGGGTAAGTCGTTTGACAACAGCTTTAAGTAAAGCTTTcaatgtaatgaagaagtagGTAGTGGCATGATGTAGACATGCAAAGGAAAGCTGACAGTTTGACATCATATCCATTTTGTCTTCAGTCTGCTCCACTGAGGAACTAGAGGACATGGGTAACCGCCTGCTGGAGTGGTTCAAGGTCATCAGGAAGAATGACGAGAAAGAAACGCCTGACAGTAAGTAATCACGACAGACAAGGATGAATCTATGGCTTCTAACTTACACCCTCCCACAACTCTGTCGAACTGGTTGACTTTCTTGACAGTATTCTTTCAGAGCCGGCGGTCTTGAGTTGTTTCGATTCCAAGCTTTTTCTACTTTTGGTAAGTAATCTTGGGTTGCCCCCTGGGTAGCTTCCTTTGGCATCCCATTGGCAGCCATTTTGATTGATCTTTGCCTCAGCTTTCTCCCCATACATGTCCAATATAACTTTAACCTTTTAATCTATTTGATGGTATGATAAAATATGATGGACAATGATGGATAATGGTTATTGGTTTTGCCTACACAACATTACGAAGACTGTGAAGTTGTGCTGAAGAAGCCAATGCATGTGTActgttttttttccctatagccaaCAAGAATGTACAGATATGCTATGAGCCAGCTGTGGGCTGGATGTTCAGCAAGCTGGATGTAAACTTTGACCTCTTCCTGAGCAAGAAGGAGCTGTCACTCATAGAGTATGACGAGTACGAGCACTGCATCACCCCCTTCATCGACAGGTGCGACCGCATCAAGGACGGCATCCTCTCGGCCAATGAGTGGTGCTCTTGTTTCGAGGAAGCCAGTAAGTAAACTGTTACTTAAtttctgttttttatacttCTGTGAATACTTTCCTGAGGTTTGTATTTAgtaataaaaagactctttgtgcacaaccaagtgaatttgattttgtataCTGTTCTCAAACGTATCTTAATGAAGA
The nucleotide sequence above comes from Branchiostoma lanceolatum isolate klBraLanc5 chromosome 14, klBraLanc5.hap2, whole genome shotgun sequence. Encoded proteins:
- the LOC136448098 gene encoding uncharacterized protein isoform X1 produces the protein MMRTAVVCVVLAVLAATDAASYYKRHRHQQGSNYADSVGRDAWDMQHQWNTDDEDLTRDTWQPEVAVDDADANFVQEDPCRWVKCGRHKVCMPSSDGSVECISKKKLGNGKKWSKYQEKKKDRYGCIPCPVVRPEPVCGSDGITYSSQCKLKYQACVSGKDIQEECTGKCPCKPQIPDLLSVTKSQDLAIDPKAQASLMPNKKSFYNNKSPHNNHFSKQSYYKHLSAKYAPSSYYPYGGKFGTNFASKVKYGSYWSKPFITKKVVLEKLYKPKHGHFQKDTIKKEFYSKKFPKDKVVDVPKFAVEVDDSKNEISYSKPMNVKTNIPNSISSVPSDTQQISYFKADTPKHYKKSGITMSNKITENSQVREDAEIPRHVTKKPVDTFKNFEERKSASAILKPNLFISKKDKKYVLHKMVGGNEDVNIDPLPSSGKDKTKSLMEKKEIMIESKYPKGKMVGGIDDITSDTNYADVEGYKIPTGKSDGVVYAYVDFPTYPTDKIDFSIEKKDFNTFPVSYAKVTTLQRDNFVGLDSETEKAVAIHKELVPVVEEKPDEDVIVGEEKVADAPSLTVHAAPNLPPAERSEIITPDEVQFQAPLEDQIPLDPAQEGDDDDDDDDDDEEDEEEEEADDKVCSTEELEDMGNRLLEWFKVIRKNDEKETPDTNKNVQICYEPAVGWMFSKLDVNFDLFLSKKELSLIEYDEYEHCITPFIDRCDRIKDGILSANEWCSCFEEAKPPCFAELDKVPVAEVNGQRKFLLGAYIPRCAEDGYYMTEQCNGPYCWCVDKHGHELEDTRTRGHAVCDAIGADIPLDKKAEEEEEVVEEEEEDQVPEEEEEPEEEEDGGFEETTDDEDYTDASGDDFEEEEIEP